AGCGTGAGTGGTGTTTCGCGCATTACACCCACTTCCCAATCACACTTTCGTCCACTATACAATATTGGACACAGAAAGACTAGTACTGATACCGCCTCCTAGTGGCTGCGGATGAGAACCCTTCCTTACACGAAGACGTTGATCCTCAACCCGGTACATCCCATATGAACGATGAAGATCTCCCACCATTAGCACCTTCCACAAATCCCCTTTTCCCCAATGCCATCATGAAGAAACCGCCAAACACACATGCTAAAGGATCGAAATATACTTCTGGGTCAGGAGCAGCGCAGAACGTCGATATTAGGGATTCATCAGTTTCGGCTAGtgaacaaggacaaggacaaggacaaggaccgatccctgtccctgtccctgtcaCTGCTCAACTTGAGAGATCACCAGCGGTCCCTGTTACGCCGAAAGTTTTAACGGGGAAAAACGCACCTGTAAGTGGAAAGAGTTTCATGCTGTCCACTCCAGCGATGGCAGAAGGCTTATGTGTGATTGGGGTATGCCTTTGTAGAGTACACCACATTCGTTGATGACGAGAGGATCGGCTAGAAGATCATTAGCAAGTGGTGATGTGGATATGACCAGTGTTGTAGGTCTGAGAGGTGAGGATAACGAAcacgagcacgagcatgAAGTGACGAGGGAGAGCGTGGTGGTTGCtagtgagggagaagaagaaggtgacgagaagatggaagagtgaGGTGTTGTAGATGATCGAGCCATATGTATTATATATGTATAGCTGGACCCAGCAAAACCACAGTAAAGTCGTTTTGGCTCTACACATTCTATTCATGTAACGGACTTTAGGATACTCGTATACACAATTTATGATGCATGTAATCCTCTTCTAATTTTGGGATCGTAATATGATGTCTCTCTTCGGATATCGTTCTTTATCTCTCGTCTTCTTATTCCATTCTCATCTCGTCATTTCCTTATGTCTTCGTCTTTGTTTCCCTCTAGTTCGGACCCTTCATCGCGATCTTCAATGCCTACAAATTCCAAGATATCATCAGCACTGACCACAATTGCCGCCGCACCCAGCCCAACATGTCGGGTCATGTCACTCCGCaccctactcaccttctccagctgcTCCAGATCGGCAGGGTTCATAGCGTCAATCCTCTTCATTGGTTTACCGAGCGTGTTCATAATGTAATCCACATCGGATTTTGATCGACCATCATGGACAAAGATGACTGAACATCCCTTTCGACCGAATCGACCCGTACGACCTGTAGAGAGTGTCAATATTAGCAATGTATTTCCGTCCAGGATCGGGGACTCAGTGAGGATTGGATGACCTACCGATTCGATGGATATAAGTCTCGATATCAGGTTCAAAGTTTCCCTCTGGTCCTTGATCAGGAACATCGTAGTTCACCACCATGTTCACTTGTTGAATATCGATACCTCTCGCAACGACATTGGTCGTGATGAGGACCTTGGTTTTACCGTTCCTAAATCCATCTAGAATATCGTCTCGCTCTCGAGATTGTTTATCACCATGCAGGGAAGCGACAGAGTGGCCTTCGGAAGTGAGTCGTTCAGCGATATCATCGGCAGTCTTCTTGCGCTGTAGATTAGATTCATATCAGCCGAGTAAACCTCTTGAGTGTCTGACAAGACCAAAACAAACCTTGCAGAAAACGATACTTTGTCCAATGGACATACAGTCGTATAGGGCCGAAAGCGCATCGAACTTGCCCTCTTCGCCGTTGCATTCCATGTAGAGCTGTTTGATCGCATCGACCGTAACATTCTCCAACTTGAGGAAAAGCTGGTTCGCCTCAGGTGCGAAAGTCTCAGCGAACGATCGAACTTGATCATTAAATGTAGCGGAGAACAGGACATTCTGAACGTTCGGTGGCAACATCCTACACACATGGTCTCAATGTCAGCTGAAACTCCGGTCTCGCAGCGTGAAATCTCACCTCTTGATTCGAGTGGTCTGATCACCCAGTCCTTGCAAAGCAATCATCTCGTCCGCCTCATCTAGGACGAACACCCTAATCTGCTTTGGGTCAAagatccttcctcctcgactaAGCATATCGACCAGTGTTCCAGGTGTACCGATAAGGATGTGTTTGTCGATTCGGACATTTCGACTCCACGATCCTGGAACAGCAAGGAAGGTCTTGATGTCGGTGAATTGACcgatcttgtcgatgacTTCTTGGATTTGTCGAGCGAGCTCTCGAGATGGGGCGAGACAGATAGCCTACGACTTCGTCAGAAACCGCGGTTAtagcggagaaggagaggcGAGGCAGCAAGGTCCTGAGAGAAtgacaaactcacctgaggAGTCATCATAGCCGGGTCTACTCGACTGAGCatgttgagggagaaagCTGCTGTTTTACCAGTACCAGACTGACTCTGGCCGATGAGGTTTCGAGGTCTGCgcaaagagaggatgagcaAGGGTAAGccaacgaggtgagcttcacTGACGGATTGCTTAGAAGCAGAGGTAAAGCGACTTCTTGGATCTTGGATGGCTTCTTGAAACCAACGGCGTAGATACCCTTCATGAGGTCCTCGTGGCTATCGAGACAGTATTAGCTAGGTCAAGGAATGGAGGCCCAAAGTCTACTTGACGTACAGGTTGAGTTGCTCAAATGTCTGCACAGAGTATAAGGGCGAATTGGGGTCCGCTTGCAAGTCGGCAAGTTTGACCTACGACACATCAATGTCAGTCTCAGGGGTGTCAATCACATAATGACCAATAGAgtacactcacctcgacttggAACTCGTTGGATATCAAACCACTTGCTTCGCTCATACTCGTATCgaccacttccttcttctctccgttACCATTCTGCGCAGGCTCACCCCACCCATCTGCTTGCACCAAGTCATCAGCACCGAGCTGGTGCTTAGGGAAATGCACatgacgaggtcgacgtACCTTGCTCATCCATCAGGTTGGTCATCTtatcctttccttcttcttttgcAGGTAACAGCTCAACGTTCTTTTTAGACTCTTCCGCAGGAGCAGCGGCAGTGGCAGCAACGGGCGCTGGTGCTGGTGTTGAAGTCGCAGttgatgtggaaggtgaaggtgcgGAAGCTCTGTCGGACTTGACTCCAGCTAAAGCTTTGCCAAAGAGGTTATTACTGGTATTGGGTTTTGGTCgaacaggaggagattgTGGCTGACTgtccgaggaggaaggtggatgaggggTGTTGGAAGTTGATAGACCAGATATCCGAGAGGCTAGCGAGGCTATTGGTGCGTCGTCTGCTTCTGGAATGCCAGGTTGAATGTTAGCTCCGTACGACATGATGTGGTCAAGgagggaagtggagggaaCTGCTCAAAGGTGTccgagaggaggacgatgaaggagagcaaCCAATAAAGTGCGCACAGACGGAGTAGTcagagagtggaggtgactTGATAAGACAATAACAAGGTTTTGAGAAaagtctcactcaccttgaggtTTCGCAGAAACAACCGGTCCTTGTTTTGgtgttgacgatgaaggtaaagaagaggacgaagaagaggaaggatcgTTGAATTCAACTTTtgcgtcatcttcctcatcgtccaagTCTGCCCATGATTTCGAAGTTGTTGGGGCGTCACTACTCATGTTTGTATGGTGGGAAAGTACACACAGAGGTGCACGGATCGCTTGGGTCGAAAGGTATGAAGCAAGAGGTGGTCCTTGCGGGCGAGATATGGTTGTTTGTGTATTCCAAGAAACAAGACACGAGGTACGGATGTACACGGGGTTTACACGTAACGGAGGAGTTGCAAGATATGCTATGTACGGGATGAGCAAGAAGACTGGTGATAAACAGTAACAAGTATGGATTACAGTAGAAGTGGAGTGGACGCAGAGCAACAACGCCTGAAATGTTGATTTTGCTGTATGGTGGCAACCGACGATCATTATCAATGTGGCAGTGATTCGGAGTAGCATTCAACTGTCCATTCCAGGCTGATACAACATCAATACAGTACGTTATGTATCTCGACTATCTTGTCTAACTCTTGCCCTCGAGAGGCACCGTCGCTTTGTGTTGTATGGTCACATCGCTTTGTGTTGTATGGTCACATGAGTGTGTCATGTTCGCATGCTTTAGAGTGCATGCATGTGGGAGTTTACAATCGCTATGACCACTCTGGGTGATTCACTTGATCTCCGCACGGGGATTGCTCTGCACATGACGCATACTTGTTTTGCGACCCATCTCGTCTCATGCATCTTGGTCGAGACATATCCGCAACGCTGTATGCTTAACAGCTTGTTCGACTATGGAGTCAGTTGAAGGTCGATAGCAGAAACACCATGAGATCCGCGAGTCTGGAACATGATTTTCTATACGTGGCATTTGTTTCACCCCTTGATACAAAACCAGATAAGGATATTTCCGATGTTCTGTGACAGATGTTGTGTCCCGTGTGCCACGATAAATGACGTCGGTTTCCTAATGTACTTGATGACCCCAGGTGGAAATTACCCTTTCCTGTGTGTCTCGCGTTCTCGCACTTGGGATCGTTCCTCCGGCAACTGATCgctctctctcactctcgcagCTGTCGATGCCTATTCTGCCATATTGACATAACATACTCTCCcctttcgtcatcatcatcatcgtcattctcaacatcaacctcaCTTCCCATCCATGAAATAGAGAAAAAACCGACAGAGGATCAGGTAGTGAATACCACATCGTCCCATTTTGTTTACCCTTACATATCGACCCAATAATCgttccttcatctctgtCGATAAGACCAGAACCACTCTACCATATCTCACATGATGGACGCCCTTCGTCCCGGTCATGCTCACAGGAGTAGCAGTGATCGGTTGTTGAACAACTACCTGTGCGTACAATGCATATCTTTCTCTTATACATCCACTGACTACATCGCCTTATAGCGACTCGCAAAAGTCACTCAGCGCTTCGCTGCTtaacctcctttcccactcacactcatccacatcctcgCTCCTCGCCTATGTCACATCTTCGCCTGGTGTGATCGTCCCCATCCGTCGAGCTGTTCGTCATGCCGCGTTCGAAGGACCTCTCTCTGCCGCCCTCATGGAGAACCCAGACCACAGCGGACACGACCACGAGCAAGGCGGATGGGCGGCTTATATCTCATGTCTCGATCAGTTCCGTAAAGATCTAAAGCAGATCCACCTtctcgaggaagagatgagtCGAGTGAAGAGAGATCGAGAGATCTTGgtgacgagattgatcaagaCGACCAAATCTCGACCTACCAAATCAGATCTTTCTGCCATCGCTTCGTCATACTCTCAGCATGGTCCACCACAATCATCTCGTGGATCCATCATGTCAATGTCCTCCAACGGATCAGCTACCACcaaagaggggaagagagcCGGGAAATTGGCGGATGCGCAAGCAGAATTGTTGGGTTGTGAGGAACACCTGCGAGCTTTGGAGGTGCGGATCGAGAATGAGAGGAACAACGTCATGATGAGAGGTTTGGAGGATCGATTCAGATCCATGGAGGTCGTCGGAAGGATGTGGGTCCTCCAAGCCAAGAGAGGTCTAGCCGACTTGGAACAGATGCATGGTGGGTCGGGTCTCGGTTCGACAGTTGATACTTTTTGCTGACTTAAAGGTACAGAGCTTCCCCCTGACGCTTTTGAGCTTGACTCCAACGGCTCCCtcgctccttctcaatctGCTTCGCAAATCGCCTACGAGGACTCTCCCCAGCGAGGGACTGTACCTTTCCCCAGACATTTCCACGGTCAGCATGGACCTGGTTCAATCACCGGAAGCATCgccgaggaggatgaaggtggaagcTCTGGCGACGAAGTGCCTGGCCGAAAGCTCGTAGTACATGAGAACCGACCCGGATCTAGAGCAGCGGGATCACCACCTTCTGTTCCTGGGAAAAACAGAAATGGAGTCAACAAACCATCACCCCTTGGTGTCCCTTCGGTCAACTCTCGTACTCGACCTCTTTCGAGCATGGCTTTGGCGTCACAAAACAACTTTGGAGGTAATGACTCGGATTCGGACTCTCCTGTCAACCCTCGAGCTGGCGGACGAAGAGCAGCAAGTGATGTCGGCGCTATGGGCTACAGGCCTCCTACAGGTCGAACTCCTCTGCGACGAACATTCTCAAACGATCAAGGCGGACCTAAGAGAGGCGGTTCTGATACCTCGAGCATTCATAAGGCCAAGAAAAAGGGCTTCTTCGCTTCGATTGGTCGGTTGTTCAAGGGTAGTggatcgaagaagaatggttCGGTGCGATCTAGTTCGCCTCCATATGGTCACAAGTCTGGCGGATGGCACACTAGAACCGACTCGAACATTAAGCACTCGGGGACATTTGCAggcagaaggggtggagacGAGTCAAGcagtgacgatgaaggaggCAACTTCGTCAGCGTGTCAAATAACAGGAACAGCACTTGGTCagtggacaacaacaacaccaaccGAGGCGCGAACCTCAAACGCAACTCGTCTATGCCCATTGCGAGTGGCCTTATCCCGGCGAAACCTGCCAACATGAAGAGGAACAGCAGCCAGAGCACGATCACTGCCCCGAATCGAGCGACGTCGCCGACCCCACAATCTCCTAAACCTCTCGCCAGTGGAACCCTTTCACGATCCGGTACCGTCAAGTCGACACTGTCTACCAAAAGCACCGGGACCGTGAAATCGACTGGAAcggtcaagaagaagactcgTACCAATGGAAGTCTTTCTCGGGCGTCGGTGGCTTCTCAACCAGCCCTCGAAGGGCGAAACATCATGTCTCTCGTTGATGCAAAGACTCCTGTCATGCCAGAGGTTCCCAAAGCACCCAAGAGTCAAGTCACTCCGCAAATGGAACTCCCCAAAGCCCCTGGATCGTCACTTGTTCCTCGTGCAACCACACCGAAACCCCTTCAACATCCTGATGTCGACGTACCAACACTTGGTCGATCCATATCAAGATCCAGCTCTGTCAAGAAGGTCCATAAACCCGAGTCTGATTCGGTTGCACCACGATCAACCACGCCTTTACCGCCAAGTCGACTCCTCCAGCCTCCACTCAAATCGGCGCTGCGACCTACTAGCCCTCAGCCGCCTACCACCTCGCTTCCCCTAGAACCTCCAAAGCCAATGTACAGTATCACTGCGCCTGGACCAGTGCAATTGCctgaggagaaggtggaggagaaggccATCTCCCAACCCAACAACAAGCGGAACTCTGTGCATTCGATAGCACAGAGCGATGGCGCCAGTATCTACGAATCGGcgatggaagatgaaggagggcACGACGCCGAGTCGTCttcggatgaggaggagatcaaaggaTTTGACGTTGTGGAGAACGAGCGCATTGCCCGTGCAGGAGAGATTGCGTCTGGCGTTTCAAGAGAGCGATATAACGACGACAACGCATCGATAGCGAGCGAGGACACGATCGGTGCCAGTCCAGTCGCTCAAAACGGTACAGCCCGTCATCCACCTGCACCGTCGAGTCAAAGTGGCTCGGCTATCGCTCGACGAAAGTCAGTCAGGATGAATGTGCCAGAATCCCCAGTAATCGAAACTGCTCGTGCGCCTGATCCTGTTGTTGCACACagcaccaacaacaacacagAAGTGGATCGACCCAACAGTCCTGAACCCGAGAGAATTCAAGAACAATGGTCGACTAGGATTGGGAGAATGCGAGAGGATACCtccgatgaggaagatcttgATGACGACTATGTGAGGGCGCGAAAGGGCTTGTCGAGAAACAGTGGGAAATGGGAGGCTGTCAAGGCACACAAGGAGGCTCAGGACGCCAAGCTGAAAAAGAGAGGGAGCGTGAAAAGTAAGACGAGCACGAAGAGCAAAGGGAGTAAGTTTTGAGGTGTCAATTCAAACGGAAAGGAAGATTTTGTAATTGTCAGAAGGGGGAGGAAATAACCTGAAGTGAAACGATATCTATTTGTTTGTCTGGTGGGGAATAATAGTAAAATAATATATACCCCTTAGGCGAAAAGGATGTTATATAATGATTATCTTGCTTGATACCGGAGAGACATGCATACACGAAGACTAATACACGTAGGCAAATTTGCGATAGGATGCTGGATGACGGACGAGAACATGAGGGATTGAGGGTGAAACGCGTCTTCAATGGTGGAAGTGCCTGGATTGTGTATTTTGGACGATCGCGTTTCATCATTCATCAAAATTCTTATTGTTCATGATACAACACACAACACTGCCTCTTCGTTCGACACCACGATCACCACTATGTTAGGTGTGAGCTAGGCCTAGAACATGGGGTTTTGGCTAGTGCGATGCTGCCAGGGGGAGGCGGAGGGGTCCAGTTTCATTGTTAGTGAGACGTCACTCGGGTGTTCGCgccctctcccatctccaaccaGAAGGGGCAGTGGTCATATAAGGATGAAATGAGTGGGTTGGGTATGTACCATTCACATAACTTGATGTTAATTTACACTCAATCTACATTTACCACTATTACTCGCCACTCGAACAGCAGTCGTCAACCACATCTACTTATCGTTGAACGATATTCTACCGCAGTTCCAAGCAGACTCAAGAGTCACTATCCTCCACACACCTCCTCGATACTTACGCAACCTTGATCGTCGCCTCTCAAACCAAACGGCCGCCTGAGCTTCACCATGGCACCTTCCGAAGATCGACCTACACGATTCAAATCGCGcttctcgctcctctccctccttccagcTCGACACCCACCTCTCTTCGTGTcacaacctctccctcccatcccaccGACCAAACCTGGGCCTCGTCATCCTACCATCATATCCCAGGGGACAATCTCGCCAGTCCACTCGGAATATCCAGAACCATCTACACCGTTCCCATCCAATCCCAAGTCAAAACATCAACGAGGATCGTCATCCGCCAATGCGAATTCACGACCTCCACCATTGGATCTGCAAAAGACAAAGATGATGTATCCCTCTTCGTCGATTGACGTGATCATTGATCCTGGTACACCTAACAAAGCTCTCCCGTTGCCTGCTGAAGTATCATcaaagaaggaaaaggagaagaagaagaagacagctGCGAATGCAAAAGTGGACGATCCGTTCGAGTTTGCAGAAGTGGAAGCTGGACATCGATATCCTTCttggaaaggagggaaagTCGATATCAAACCGGGACAAGTCATACCTCAGcatatgatgatgacgaatcGTGCCGCCCCTCAAGTAACCAATCCTGCCACGAAGAAGAACCCTCATGCTCAGACAACGATCACTACTCCTAATAATTACGAAAGCGTATTACACAACGTTCTTCTCACCCCGACATATCTTGGTCCATCACCTCCGCCTATCCCTACGccgtctccttcctcttcgcttggaggaggatggggtgAGTCATCGACACGATCTGGAAAGAGACAGACTTTACTTGGGAAAGGGTTGGATTCCATTTCCAAAGTAGCTCAACGATCTAGAGATTCACTTTGGATGCCTGGGAAAAGTATACTCAAGATCCGCaccggaggaggagggaatgACCAGGTGTCAGGATCGATACAAGCGATgcgggaaagagaagagcaggagaTGGAACGATTCAGAAGGAATGTCAGACCAGTCAGATTGGCCGTACCCGATCATTCTGACTCCTGCACGAGAAGCTTCACCAGCGGATCGAGTCCTGTTAGAGAGACAAGTTATAGTCAGACTTCGTTCGCTAGACGGTCTCCTGGTTGGATAGGGAGAACGGAATGGGATGCGGGATATGTAGAGGAAGATAAAAaggcgagaccgagaccgatcagTGGGGCGGGTGATCccggatggaggtggagaaggaacaaggatgagaagacgacgaaacAGCAAAAGAtccgaaaggtgagtttcgctTGTCACATCGTTTCCGATGGAGACTGACCATTCACATTGGAATTGGTAGTATGGCATTATCATAGCTATCATCGCGTTGATGGCGCTTATAATCGGTCTCTGCACGTCGCTGTTGACCAAATCCTCGAGTTCTGACAAGGGCGCGGCATCCGCGAGCAACTCTACCGACGCAACATCCCTCTCAGTATCTGGGACTGGGTCGACCACCGCATCCGCTCCATCCAGCACTGGGACATCTTCACAAACCCTTACAACGTGTGTGAATCAATTCACCACAAGCGCTTCGACCGTCCCCTCATCTTACCCTTGTTCAGATTGCGTTCCCCTCCTCGCGTCTACCACAAACGATTTCTCCCAACCTATCGTTAATGGTAATTCTACCGGCGTGGGTTCCGCCCTACAGTTCTGCGCATTGATGGACGTCCTCAAGGAGACGGAGGGCAATGGCCTGAGCAGTTGGGGGAAAGACGCCAGTCCATGTGGAGGATGGTCGGGCGTTTCGTGTGattcgagaggaagagtaaCGGGTCTGACATTGCAATATCCGAATGTGCCGAGTCAGCTTCCTGATACCTTAGGGAACATCTACGCGTTACAGGCATTGCATCTGATGGGTAACTCTTCGGtaccaagtgagtgatcctTGATGGTCCACAGCTTCTCTTCGTTTTACCCTAATAGGATCACCGCTAACAGTCTGTTCCGTAACCTCGTAGGTGGCTCgttcccctcctctctcctttcgCTGCCCGActtcaccaccctcgatATCGAATACACCTCTCTTGTGGGACCCATCGACTCCGCCCCTTTCTCCAGCGCAAAAGGCTTGACGACGTTCGTCTTGGTCAACAACGCTAATCTGGGCAAGACGATGCCGGACTTGTCGACGAATACCAAGCTTTTGACGGTAGCTGTGACAGGTCAAAGTTCGACGGACGGCAAGGTTGACAAGCTGCCAAGCTCCTTGACGTACCTGTGAGTCTTAAACAGCTACCCTGATAAGAGATATGAAGCTGACACGTTTTGACCTGTGCACAGTGATCTATCGTATAACTCGTTATCGGGCCAGATACCCTCACTCAGCCAATTGACGAACCTGAAAACGCTCTATCTCCAAAACAACGCTTTCACATCACCgcccacctccttcccatcaAGTCTGACAACCTTATCCCTCACCTCGAATCCGAGCTTGAGCGGCGCGATGCCCGATAGCGTGTGTAGTAATTCCGGATTGACAAGTTGTGATTTGAGAAGTACCAGCTTGACAGGTGGAGGTACGACCTTGGCGAGTGTAGGCACGAACTTGTTCTCAACATCTACGAGCAGTGTCAGTGCCAGTACTAGTAGCAGTACTACTGGAATCAGTACGAGCAGTGTCAGTCCGTCTAGCTCAGTGGGGAGTTCGACAGTCGCTGCGAGTGCTAGTACAAGTACGTTGCCGAGTACGAATATCGTCGCCAGAGCAGAAACCAAGATGTGCGGAGTATGTCAGTTCTCATAGTGTAAATACCAACTTTGTACATAGTGCTAGAAACTTGCTCTGCATGATACATACACGGTCGAACAGCAGGTTGAAGAAGTTAGCATGTAATTGTATTTGTGTTCAGTTGTAGTTGTGCTGCACGAACATAGTAAGCGGACATGTCCACCAACCGGCTTTAACAATACGCGATCTGTGCACCCAGGTCTCGGCGCAAGAACGAGCgaagcacaagcacaaggtGATTACGCATACTCGTATCTTCTACTTCCTCAAATCTGATTAGCATTCCAATCTTTCCGCTTCATGAATTACAAGGCGATGTATCATCTATCCTATACGGAAACAAAGATCATGCGACGTGGTAGAAAGTGACTAGGGAAAGGGCTTGAGAGTTTTCGGTCTTGGTCCTTTCTCAAAGGACGAAACCTGAAACATATTTGTGTACATTTGTGTGCGTGGGATTGAGCGGATGGCACGGATCTCTCCCCCTACAACATTGTTGATGTAGTATTCGTTGACTCACTTgaacttctctctctcttttccttctcacCTCATTGTATAGCTCTGACTACCCACCACCTTCCGCTCGTCGCCGATTGATTACGCCTCCCAACGAAATACGATATCCCGCATAGCATGCTCGCGCGTCTCATCTTTGTTGCGCTTGGTCTGATCACGTCGGCTCAAGGTAATTATCTCGAGTTTGATACTTCTCAAGTCAAGCGGAGTCGAGCTGAGCCGAGATGGGTTTTGGGTCATAGCTGCTATCACCATCCTGTATCCTGCTTCCGATACTATCTGGTAAGCCTAACGACTTTGTTCACTTAGCAttgcttcctcctttcctgtCGTCTCCCTCCATCCAACCACTCGGATTTTGACAGTTTCACAAAATCAAGACCTTCTTCAGCTGACATTCGACTCgtctcctccctttccctgcCGTCCCGACTACAGGTACAAGAACAACACTGTCAATCTCAATTGGACAACTTCGACACCAGATTCGGACATTTACCTATTCCGAGTATTGTTGAGTAATCAGGATCAGAGTGTATTGGGTGGGAATCATAGTATCGCAGATAGCAGTGAGTGGTTTCACGTCTGATTCAGCATCTGCTCTTAGCCTTGCCATTACGATTTTCTCGCAACTATCTCTTCCGCCCTTCCCTATTGAAGTCCATCTTCACGAGGCTATATGGACCTCCTTCCCGCTTGAGTTTTTCCCTGTGGGGAAGCGCTCAACCTCATTGTCAAGTGGGCTGACCGTACCCTTACTTAGCTAATGCAACGGCGGACTATGTCCGAGTCCTCCTCCCCCAGCTTCAGGCTAGGTGAGTCACACAGCTGGCGGCACACCTCACTCCTCTGGGGAGGAACATCGAGCTGAAATGACCTCACTTGTCTTGATCTTTAGCAAAGGGTACGTTGTCAATTTCGTGAATACGACGAACGAGGCGCAAGTCTTGGCGACGAGTCAAGCGTTCGAGATTGCAgacggtgaaggtgagtgataacCGTTGCTTGTATACCATCTTTGTTCCGCACTAGCACGACAACAGCAGGAACTTGGTCTGTTTCGGTGTTGAGAGGCTGGCTGGCTGCTGCTAATGACACACTTCCACGTAGTGACTTCCACAACGGCATCAGCCTCGGCCACCGCTGCCACTTCCCAGAGTGTCAACATCCCTAATGCAAACACCCAAACTTCTTCCGCAACGTAAGTACCTGTGATCCTGTTGGCTCACTCCTCTCTAGCAcctgcttcctcttcgttgtcCATGTGAACCCGCAACGGGTGAACACTGGCATGGAACTCTGGCTGACCTTCCTCGAATTGCCTCGTCTTGCAGGTCCAACCCCTTCGCTACCTCGTCGGCTAGCTCAGCCCCCTCGtctgctgcttcttcttACAAGCTCGACAGCCTGACTGGGGTATTCGTCCAAAGCTGTTTGGCGATAGC
This region of Kwoniella shandongensis chromosome 7, complete sequence genomic DNA includes:
- a CDS encoding ATP-dependent RNA helicase DBP5 → MSYGANIQPGIPEADDAPIASLASRISGLSTSNTPHPPSSSDSQPQSPPVRPKPNTSNNLFGKALAGVKSDRASAPSPSTSTATSTPAPAPVAATAAAPAEESKKNVELLPAKEEGKDKMTNLMDEQDGWGEPAQNGNGEKKEVVDTSMSEASGLISNEFQVEVKLADLQADPNSPLYSVQTFEQLNLHEDLMKGIYAVGFKKPSKIQEVALPLLLSNPPRNLIGQSQSGTGKTAAFSLNMLSRVDPAMMTPQAICLAPSRELARQIQEVIDKIGQFTDIKTFLAVPGSWSRNVRIDKHILIGTPGTLVDMLSRGGRIFDPKQIRVFVLDEADEMIALQGLGDQTTRIKRMLPPNVQNVLFSATFNDQVRSFAETFAPEANQLFLKLENVTVDAIKQLYMECNGEEGKFDALSALYDCMSIGQSIVFCKRKKTADDIAERLTSEGHSVASLHGDKQSRERDDILDGFRNGKTKVLITTNVVARGIDIQQVNMVVNYDVPDQGPEGNFEPDIETYIHRIGRTGRFGRKGCSVIFVHDGRSKSDVDYIMNTLGKPMKRIDAMNPADLEQLEKALKIAMKGPN